In a single window of the Labrus mixtus chromosome 20, fLabMix1.1, whole genome shotgun sequence genome:
- the LOC132954195 gene encoding neuropeptide B-like: MEVPAKLVFPIMIISVLLAHSPADAWYKQVAGPTYYSVGRASGLLSGIRRSPYVRRAEQTEEPSDSGEAVSNSVFSELTPQSFLLKTMPVCIKDIKPNLQSCELLQELKGSFKCKAEVFLSLDSSDCAEN; the protein is encoded by the exons ATGGAGGTGCCCGCTAAACTCGTGTTCCCCATCATGATCATCTCCGTGCTGCTCGCTCACAGTCCTGCTGACGCATGGTACAAGCAGGTGGCCGGGCCGACCTACTACTCGGTGGGCAGAGCGTCCGGCTTGCTGTCAGGTATCCGGAGGTCACCGTACGTCAGGAGAGCCGAGCAGACAGAGGAGCCGTCAGACAGCGGAGAGGCTGTGAGCAACAGCGTGTTTTCTGAATTAACACCGCAGAGTTTCCTGCTGAAGACGATG CCTGTTTGTATCAAAGACATCAAACCAAACCTACAGAGCTGTGAACTCCTCCAGGAACTCAAAGGCTCATTTAAGTGCAAAGCAGaagtcttcctctctctggaCTCTTCAGACTGTGCAGAAAACTGA